TGCCCAATAGCAACAGTGTAGCACGTTCATCACCAGCAAGTTCACCGCACATACCGGTCCACTTACCTTCAGCGTGAGACGCATCAATAACCTGTTTGATCAGGCCCAATACCGATGGCGACATTGGATTATAGAGATGAGAAATCAGCTCATTACCACGATCTACTGCCAGAGTATACTGAGTTAGGTCGTTTGTCCCAATACTAAAGAAGTCAACTTCCTTAGCTAAATGATGAGCGATGACTGCCGCTGCAGGTGTTTCAACCATTACGCCGACTTCGATCGTTTCATCGAAGGCCTTGTTTTCTTCACGTAATTGGCCTTTCAGCAGCTCAAGTTCAGCTTTCAGTTCACGTACTTCTTCAACCGAAATAATCATCGGGAACATGATACGCAATTTGCCAAATGCCGAGGCTCGCAAGATTGCGCGCAGTTGTGCGTGCAGAATCTCTTTACGATCCATCGCAATACGGATGGCGCGCCAGCCCAGGAATGGGTTTTCTTCTTTCGGCAGGTTCATGTACGGCAAATCTTTGTCGCCGCCGATGTCCATGGTACGCACGATAACGGCCTGAGAACCCATGGCTTCTGCAACGGCTTTATAAGCCTGGAACTGCTCTTCTTCCGTTGGCAAAGAATCGCGATCCATAAACAGGAATTCGGTACGATACAGGCCAACACCTTCAGCGCCATTACGTTCAGCACCGGCGATATCACGCACAGTACCGATGTTGGCAACCACTTCAACCTGATGACCATCAAGGGTGATAGCAGGCAGGTCTTTTAATTTGGCCAGATCATTTTTCTCGGTGATGTATTGAGTATTCACCGCTTTCAACTGCTCAATAATATCGGCAGTCGGGTTTAAATAGACTTTGTTGTTTACCGCATCGAGGATCAAATAGTCGCCATTCTGGACTTGTTTGGTCACATCAGAGGTACCGACAATCGCCGGGAGTTCCAACGAACGAGCCATAATCGAGGTGTGAGAGGTACGGCCACCTAAATCGGTGATAAACCCTAACACTTTATCCAGATTAAGCTGTGCGGTTTCTGACGGCGTCAAATCGGTGGCAACCAGAATAACTTCTTCCTGAATGGCACTCAGATCAACAATTGTCAGGCCGAGAATGTTCTTCAGCAGGCGTTTACCGATATCACGCACGTCAGCCGCGCGCTCTTTCAGGTATTCGTCATCCAGTTCTTCCAAGGCTTTTGCTTGCCCTTCAATCACTGAATAAGCGGCTGCATCAGCAGAGGCATGCTCATCTTTGATGAGGGCTATGATTTCCTGCTCAAGCTCTTCGTCTTCCAACAGCATGATATGCCCTTCGAAGATGGCAGCTTTCTCTTCGCCGAGGCTTGCTTCAGCTTTGGTCTTAATCGCTTCTAACTGCTCAGACGCTTTGGCCCGCCCAGATTTGAAACGTTCGACTTCCTGCTCCACTTGGTCAGCAGAGATCTTTTTCCGGTTGATGACAATCTCATCTTCTTTCAGCAAAAGTGCTTTACCAAAAGCGATACCCGGTGATACTAAAATGCCTGAAATCATAACCCTACCTTACTCTTGACTGGTGTTAACTAAAAAAGCGTGCGTGATTACTCAAGCTCAGCCATCAGTTTTACCAGATGCTCAACAGCTTTCTTCTCATCTTCGCCTTCGGCAGAGATCGTAACAACAGTACCTTGGGTCAGGCCCAGAGTTTGTAGTTTGAACAGGCTTTTGGCGCTGGCGCTTTTACCGTTAGAAATCACAGTAATTTCAGACGTAAAACCTTTTGCTTCTTTTACGAACTGGGCAGCAGGGCGGGTGTGCAGACCGTTTGGTGCAGTAATGGTAACTTCTTGCTGGAACATTGTATTTCCCCAACTTATTGGATTTATGTTGTGGAGCTAAAGTTTAGTGTAAAACCCAAACTTTAGCCTGTATTGGTGCGCGTGTAACAAGACGAATTAGACTTGCGCATGACTATGCCTCAACCACCGGCAAGTCACAAAGACAGTTTCTGATGCGACCCGAATTCGGGTCTAAAATCGCCACTGTCATATCTAACAATAATGCTCTCTTTGCGTTATGTCTTCAATCTGCGTTCAGTGATGACATTTTTTGCCGCATTGCATAATTGATAAATCGATTCAGCCAGAGATGCACTCAAGATACGATTAATTTCGCGTATCAAAATAATTGACCGGTTAAATACTAAACCCAGAGGGTAAAATCAATCTTTATGTAGTGAAAACTTTGAAGTAGGCCACAAAAAAAGCACCCACGGGGGTGCTTTTTTAGCATTTAGTGCGACAGCGTGACTATTGTTGCAGCTCTTGCTCTGTGAACAAATCTGCAAACAATGCTGTGCTTAAATAACGCTCACCCGAGGAAGGAAGAATAACCACAATTGTTTTGTCAGTAAAGCCATCTTCTTCGGAAAGTTTGACTGCTGCCGCAACGGCTGCACCGGAAGAAATACCGGCCAAAATACCTTCTTCGTCCATCAAACGACGCGCCATTGAGATAGCTTCGTCATTGGTTACCAACGCTACGCGGTCAACCAAACTCAGATCGAGGTTGCCGGGAATAAAGCCAGCACCGATACCCTGGATTTTATGCGGGCCGGGTTTGATTTCCTGCCCAGCCAAAGCTTGAGTGATAACGGGGGAATCGGTCGGTTCAACCGCCACCGTGGTAATCGCTTTGCCTTTGGTATTTTTAATATAGCGGCTAACACCTGTCAGGGTGCCACCGGTACCGACACCAGCGATAAAGACGTCTACTTCACCATCGGTATCTTCCCAGATTTCCGGGCCGGTGGTTTGCTCATGAATTGCCGGGTTTGCCGGGTTACTGAATTGCTGCAAAATCAGATAACGGTTAGGGTCAGTTGCTTGAATTTCTTCCGCTTTGGCAATGGCCCCTTTCATGCCTTTGGCCCCCTCGGTCAGTACCAGATTGGCCCCAAGCGCTTTCAATAACTTGCGGCGCTCAATGCTCATGGTTTCCGGCATAGTAAGGGTTAATTTATACCCGCGCGCGGCGGCAACAAATGCTAAAGCAATGCCGGTATTACCGCTGGTAGGCTCTACCAGTTCTTTGCCAGCGGTCAGAATACCGCGCTTTTCGGCATCCCAAATCATATTGGCACCGATACGGCATTTAACGCTGAAACTTGGATTGCGTGATTCAACCTTCGCCAAAATGCGCCCGTTACCGATACGGTTCAGACGAACCAGCGGCGTATGGCCGATTGTTAAAGAGTTGTCTTCATATATCTTGCTCATAGCCCGTCCTTTAACTCTATGAAAATGTGGGAAACGTTCAAAGCATACGCTAACAGTATGGCTATGGAAGTAAGTAATTAGTATATCGATATGTTATTAGGAAATAAGTTTTAATCCCAATAGCTTTTGATCTTAGTCACGAGGGCGTGACTGGCACGCCCAGAGGACACTAACGCGTTGGTTGAGTAAACTGGTCTCGATAGCGGTCTACCCACATTGCAGTGGCCCCGCAGACGGCAACCGGTAGAATCACCAGATTAAGGAATGGGATCATGGTAAACAAGCTCACCAGTGCGCCAAATTGCAGGTTATCGACTTTATTCTGGCGCAGCGCGCTGCGCATCTGCTGGAAACTCACCTTATGGTTATCAAAGGGATAATCGCAATATTGAATCGACAGCATCCAGGCGCTGAATAAGAACCACAATACCGGAGCAACCGTCTGACCAATGCCAGGGATAAAGTAGAGCAGCAGTAGTCCTAATGCCCGGGGCAGGTAGTAAGCCAGCTTCTGCCATTCGCGCGCCATAATGCGGGGCAAATCTTTAACTATTCCCCATATGCCCGTGTCTGGCAGTGGTTTACCCGTCAGGCTGGCCTCCAGTTGTTCAGCCAGCAAACCGCTAAAAGGGGCGGCGATAATATTGGCGAGGGTACTGAACAGGTAACTGAATACCAGTAGCACTGAGATAACCATTACTGGCCATAGCAAATAACTCAACCACTGCAACCAGTCGGGAACATGGCTCATCAACTGAGGCACCCAGTCGCCTATACGGTTGAATAACCACCAGAAAGCGCCCCCCATCAGCAGAATATTCACCAATAAAGGCAAAATAACAAATCGCCGGATACCCGGACGGGAAATTAATTGCCATCCTTGGGCAAAATAATGGACAC
The sequence above is drawn from the Yersinia intermedia genome and encodes:
- the ptsI gene encoding phosphoenolpyruvate-protein phosphotransferase PtsI is translated as MISGILVSPGIAFGKALLLKEDEIVINRKKISADQVEQEVERFKSGRAKASEQLEAIKTKAEASLGEEKAAIFEGHIMLLEDEELEQEIIALIKDEHASADAAAYSVIEGQAKALEELDDEYLKERAADVRDIGKRLLKNILGLTIVDLSAIQEEVILVATDLTPSETAQLNLDKVLGFITDLGGRTSHTSIMARSLELPAIVGTSDVTKQVQNGDYLILDAVNNKVYLNPTADIIEQLKAVNTQYITEKNDLAKLKDLPAITLDGHQVEVVANIGTVRDIAGAERNGAEGVGLYRTEFLFMDRDSLPTEEEQFQAYKAVAEAMGSQAVIVRTMDIGGDKDLPYMNLPKEENPFLGWRAIRIAMDRKEILHAQLRAILRASAFGKLRIMFPMIISVEEVRELKAELELLKGQLREENKAFDETIEVGVMVETPAAAVIAHHLAKEVDFFSIGTNDLTQYTLAVDRGNELISHLYNPMSPSVLGLIKQVIDASHAEGKWTGMCGELAGDERATLLLLGMGLDEFSMSAISIPRIKKIIRNTNFEDVKVLAEQALAQPTAKELMDLITTFIEEKTLC
- the ptsH gene encoding phosphocarrier protein Hpr: MFQQEVTITAPNGLHTRPAAQFVKEAKGFTSEITVISNGKSASAKSLFKLQTLGLTQGTVVTISAEGEDEKKAVEHLVKLMAELE
- the cysK gene encoding cysteine synthase A, with amino-acid sequence MSKIYEDNSLTIGHTPLVRLNRIGNGRILAKVESRNPSFSVKCRIGANMIWDAEKRGILTAGKELVEPTSGNTGIALAFVAAARGYKLTLTMPETMSIERRKLLKALGANLVLTEGAKGMKGAIAKAEEIQATDPNRYLILQQFSNPANPAIHEQTTGPEIWEDTDGEVDVFIAGVGTGGTLTGVSRYIKNTKGKAITTVAVEPTDSPVITQALAGQEIKPGPHKIQGIGAGFIPGNLDLSLVDRVALVTNDEAISMARRLMDEEGILAGISSGAAVAAAVKLSEEDGFTDKTIVVILPSSGERYLSTALFADLFTEQELQQ
- the cysZ gene encoding sulfate transporter CysZ — translated: MAYTQKAVKKVSGVHYFAQGWQLISRPGIRRFVILPLLVNILLMGGAFWWLFNRIGDWVPQLMSHVPDWLQWLSYLLWPVMVISVLLVFSYLFSTLANIIAAPFSGLLAEQLEASLTGKPLPDTGIWGIVKDLPRIMAREWQKLAYYLPRALGLLLLYFIPGIGQTVAPVLWFLFSAWMLSIQYCDYPFDNHKVSFQQMRSALRQNKVDNLQFGALVSLFTMIPFLNLVILPVAVCGATAMWVDRYRDQFTQPTR